One segment of Fibrobacter sp. UWR3 DNA contains the following:
- a CDS encoding DNA cytosine methyltransferase, producing MNLEEFDAFLPQNGYEENAAILTHYLMMNNGKKKTMKKKVLVNEYGFEEGKLKQAEKFYNELDFPFQPQDNPNFTFIDLFAGIGGFRLAMQAHGGKCVFSSEWDKAAKQTYFNNYGEVPFGDITKPEIKAQIPDNFDVLCAGFPCQPFSNIGLRKGIEDTRGTLFYHIAEILKEKRPKAVFLENVRGLISNDEGRTLKVILQTITGMGYVCNISQETIENGPIANLKKDATKLVFNPKDFGIPQNRPRIYIVLWRADLNLEKFDYPKPTHEKTRVGQILERGNLEKYTISDKLWEGFERRKKRNEEKGNGFSYSVFNADSSYTSALLRRYYKDGHEILISQKEKKPRKLTPREAANLQGFPRNFKLPLSTSSAYQQFGNSVAVPLVDKVAEQIVNQILSK from the coding sequence ATGAATCTTGAAGAATTTGATGCATTCCTACCTCAGAATGGTTATGAGGAAAATGCAGCCATACTTACTCATTATTTAATGATGAATAATGGTAAGAAAAAAACGATGAAAAAGAAGGTACTTGTAAACGAGTACGGTTTTGAAGAGGGCAAATTAAAGCAAGCAGAAAAATTTTATAATGAATTAGATTTTCCTTTTCAGCCACAAGACAACCCCAATTTCACATTTATTGATTTGTTTGCTGGAATAGGTGGTTTTCGTTTAGCAATGCAAGCTCATGGTGGAAAATGCGTTTTTTCTTCTGAATGGGACAAGGCTGCGAAACAGACTTATTTTAACAATTACGGAGAAGTTCCTTTTGGGGACATTACGAAGCCTGAAATAAAAGCTCAAATCCCAGATAATTTCGATGTATTGTGTGCGGGCTTTCCATGTCAACCTTTTAGCAATATTGGATTACGCAAAGGCATCGAAGACACTCGTGGAACGTTATTCTATCATATTGCAGAAATCTTAAAAGAAAAGCGTCCAAAGGCTGTTTTTCTCGAAAATGTTCGGGGGCTTATAAGCAATGATGAAGGGCGAACTCTAAAAGTTATCTTGCAAACAATTACAGGTATGGGATATGTGTGCAATATTTCTCAGGAAACCATCGAAAATGGTCCGATAGCCAATTTAAAAAAGGATGCGACAAAGCTTGTTTTTAATCCTAAGGATTTTGGAATTCCGCAAAATAGACCACGTATTTATATAGTTCTATGGCGAGCAGATTTGAATTTGGAAAAATTTGATTATCCAAAGCCTACCCATGAGAAAACGCGTGTTGGACAAATTCTGGAACGTGGGAATTTAGAAAAATACACAATTTCCGACAAATTATGGGAAGGCTTTGAGCGAAGAAAAAAAAGAAATGAGGAAAAAGGGAACGGTTTCTCATACAGCGTTTTCAATGCCGACTCTTCCTATACAAGTGCTTTGTTGAGACGTTATTATAAGGATGGACATGAAATACTCATTTCACAGAAAGAGAAAAAACCTCGAAAACTAACACCCCGCGAAGCGGCAAATCTTCAAGGTTTTCCTAGAAATTTTAAATTGCCGTTATCCACGAGTAGCGCCTACCAGCAGTTTGGCAATAGTGTCGCCGTTCCTTTAGTGGATAAAGTCGCTGAACAAATTGTAAATCAAATTTTATCCAAGTAG
- a CDS encoding AAA family ATPase, with the protein MEPLQTFLSSLDSQTKYRLSIQPTKGVFILSNSGKREDVKDFSLPINSLLSSLNDIKAHLESFTSKYNEDEWRKAGDYLSDNLAKSLFKSQTRPFFETLNKLLVWVSEGEYKDGEMPLTVENIDKLASEVVKIDFSSFTTEHSLLQEMFSNSKMRLDLPYNRIVFGAPGTGKTFIIDKEAENRFGAIVDISPKDVWQKISEEIQKSDKTAASLFAIGFKYSPTLKKENPKSLVQKFKITYDGAYAINQGIRVVDFFSKLPEYDAEKIDDIIKNQLEALKNEHFLMQAGSAAIGLKYSEYFYGKSTGDIINDLNLSKTSSQASWIWNGAQSANYFEDDTEEKVTHRYERVTFHPNYSYAQFVGTYKPIQDRNDNTVIRYEYIPGPFMRVYVQAMKAKQAGLDDNFLLIIEEINRANVAAVFGDVFQLLDRKNGVSEYPIAASEDVKKYLKDNGIDDCEELRIPSNMYIWATMNSADQGVFPMDTAFKRRWEFEYIGIDENEDGIKDYDVPLQKKEDGSHEWVKWNGLRHSINDKLTEMKINEDKLLGPYFISEEKLKLVEGKKEEKADEFVKAFKSKVLMYLFEDAVKMRPGDLFDENAVGKLRFSDICKKFDEIGQGIFNFKK; encoded by the coding sequence ATGGAGCCGTTACAAACATTTTTAAGCAGTTTGGATTCCCAAACAAAGTATAGGCTTTCCATCCAGCCTACGAAAGGGGTATTTATCTTAAGTAATAGCGGGAAAAGAGAAGATGTAAAAGATTTCTCTTTGCCCATAAATTCCTTACTTTCCTCGCTTAATGATATAAAAGCTCATTTAGAATCGTTTACTTCAAAATATAACGAAGATGAATGGAGAAAGGCAGGAGATTATCTTTCTGATAATCTGGCAAAATCACTTTTCAAATCACAAACACGACCTTTTTTTGAAACCTTAAATAAATTGTTAGTATGGGTTTCTGAAGGTGAATATAAAGATGGAGAGATGCCTTTAACTGTTGAGAATATTGATAAATTGGCATCTGAAGTTGTTAAGATAGATTTTTCAAGTTTTACAACTGAACATTCCTTATTGCAGGAAATGTTCTCCAATTCAAAAATGCGATTAGATCTACCTTATAACCGTATTGTTTTTGGTGCACCAGGAACAGGGAAAACTTTTATTATCGATAAAGAAGCGGAGAATCGTTTTGGGGCAATTGTAGACATCTCTCCAAAAGATGTGTGGCAAAAAATAAGTGAAGAAATCCAAAAATCAGACAAAACAGCGGCATCTTTGTTTGCAATTGGTTTTAAATACTCGCCTACTTTAAAAAAAGAAAATCCGAAATCCTTAGTTCAAAAGTTTAAAATAACCTATGATGGCGCATATGCAATTAATCAAGGCATTAGGGTTGTTGATTTTTTCAGCAAGCTCCCTGAATATGATGCTGAAAAAATCGATGATATCATAAAAAATCAACTGGAAGCATTAAAAAACGAACATTTTTTAATGCAGGCGGGTTCTGCAGCTATTGGACTTAAGTATTCAGAATATTTTTATGGGAAAAGTACCGGCGACATCATTAATGATTTAAATCTAAGCAAAACAAGTTCGCAGGCATCTTGGATTTGGAACGGGGCTCAATCAGCGAATTATTTTGAAGACGACACAGAAGAAAAAGTAACGCATCGATATGAACGAGTTACATTCCATCCTAATTATAGCTACGCTCAATTTGTTGGAACGTATAAGCCAATCCAAGATAGAAACGATAATACCGTTATAAGATACGAATACATTCCTGGTCCATTTATGCGAGTATATGTTCAAGCGATGAAAGCGAAACAGGCTGGTTTAGATGACAATTTTCTTTTAATCATTGAAGAAATTAATCGTGCTAATGTTGCCGCTGTTTTTGGAGATGTTTTTCAGCTTCTTGACCGAAAAAATGGCGTTAGTGAATATCCCATTGCTGCTAGTGAAGATGTCAAGAAATATTTAAAGGATAACGGAATTGATGATTGTGAAGAATTGAGAATTCCTTCCAACATGTACATCTGGGCGACAATGAATAGTGCTGACCAAGGCGTGTTCCCGATGGACACTGCCTTCAAGCGTCGTTGGGAATTCGAGTATATTGGAATTGATGAAAATGAAGATGGAATTAAGGATTATGATGTTCCACTTCAAAAGAAAGAAGATGGTTCTCATGAATGGGTGAAGTGGAACGGTCTTCGCCATTCTATCAATGACAAATTGACAGAAATGAAAATCAATGAAGACAAGTTGCTTGGTCCCTATTTTATTTCAGAAGAAAAGTTGAAGTTGGTCGAAGGCAAAAAAGAAGAAAAAGCCGATGAATTTGTCAAAGCCTTCAAGAGCAAGGTGCTGATGTATCTTTTTGAAGATGCCGTAAAAATGCGTCCTGGCGACCTTTTTGATGAAAATGCTGTTGGCAAGTTGCGTTTCTCGGATATATGCAAAAAGTTTGACGAAATCGGCCAAGGCATTTTTAACTTCAAGAAATGA
- a CDS encoding LlaJI family restriction endonuclease, giving the protein MTEVKPSLFQELKRYSLNEIRDRLGCTPENVKAYINTLRKYGIVKIVKKDSLDFADLTNDDLVIADSAEEVSGASYKFDFVGIVAVKDKVVFCYPKYTTYSDKEKILEELKLAIKAIRKYDSKGELVHLHNRDDNGEYNKLALSLHILQDYFENGVYTNIQEIIETNGDGEIDWDRTINETFAYIKDNRPYYLELKTRSSQNDDFDYFKRLHECIVTQCSKYLKELTILDFFDMPEVLLSELDLKDFGDTDYILYRLEREIANQYITRKQNLLKTLYTFVATSGTSSQENSYSLYGTNCMNLVWEKACGQIFGNEYEALKKHIPKPLWELDGETDNKADTLIPDIVTRHTYSDGSELFYILDGKYYLPRITNNKISGNPGVQDVVKQFVYHKAFLDYIFSQYHCTVFNAFLFPMLSDLYETENIKLRGHVTMMDWGVETLVPLYLLFLRPSFVWNAYIKGKSCKDELNKVRSEVQFQDVFSGILDTSQTLQRKSKENVDNQLTMVGYLKQPYFDFIADALLKPESFLFYFYRTKDGFKYPIHPDLKHCQKFIGYTDDGRIIRGDISKNISVMDAEKLKVELGKVGFSGSAHSAEDYIVVEICNYKIDDSISVSELKESINAYKGNDATNAHSPKVIDVINYFF; this is encoded by the coding sequence ATGACAGAAGTAAAACCATCCCTATTTCAAGAATTGAAGCGGTACTCCCTAAATGAGATTAGGGACCGTTTGGGATGTACTCCTGAAAATGTTAAAGCCTACATAAATACGCTCCGTAAATACGGGATTGTGAAAATTGTCAAGAAAGACAGTCTTGATTTCGCGGATTTGACCAACGATGACCTTGTCATAGCGGATTCTGCAGAAGAAGTTTCAGGAGCAAGCTACAAGTTTGACTTTGTTGGCATTGTCGCTGTAAAAGATAAAGTAGTCTTCTGCTACCCTAAATATACTACATATTCCGATAAAGAAAAGATTCTCGAAGAATTGAAGTTGGCAATTAAAGCTATTCGCAAATACGATTCTAAAGGCGAATTGGTTCATTTGCATAATAGGGACGATAACGGCGAGTATAACAAATTGGCTTTGTCGTTGCACATTTTGCAGGATTACTTCGAGAACGGAGTCTATACGAACATTCAAGAAATCATAGAAACCAATGGCGATGGTGAAATCGATTGGGACCGGACAATTAATGAAACTTTTGCCTATATAAAAGATAATCGCCCTTATTATCTGGAACTGAAAACTCGATCATCGCAAAATGACGATTTTGATTATTTCAAGCGTCTGCATGAATGTATCGTTACTCAATGCTCCAAATATCTTAAGGAATTGACGATATTGGATTTCTTTGATATGCCGGAGGTTCTTCTAAGTGAATTAGATTTGAAGGACTTTGGCGACACGGATTATATTCTCTACCGTCTGGAACGAGAAATCGCAAACCAATATATCACAAGAAAGCAGAATCTTTTAAAAACGCTTTACACATTTGTCGCCACATCCGGAACAAGTTCGCAAGAGAACTCTTATAGCCTCTATGGGACAAATTGCATGAACCTGGTTTGGGAAAAAGCCTGCGGACAGATATTTGGGAATGAGTATGAAGCATTGAAAAAGCATATTCCAAAGCCTTTGTGGGAATTGGATGGTGAAACCGACAATAAAGCCGACACTTTGATTCCTGACATAGTCACAAGACACACATATTCTGACGGCTCAGAACTCTTTTACATTCTGGACGGAAAATACTATTTACCTCGTATAACCAATAATAAAATTAGTGGAAATCCTGGTGTTCAAGATGTTGTAAAGCAGTTTGTCTATCATAAAGCTTTCCTTGATTACATTTTCAGTCAATACCATTGCACCGTCTTTAACGCGTTCTTGTTCCCCATGCTATCTGATTTATATGAAACGGAAAACATAAAGCTTCGCGGGCATGTGACAATGATGGATTGGGGCGTTGAAACTCTTGTTCCGTTGTATCTGCTGTTTTTAAGGCCGTCTTTTGTATGGAACGCGTATATAAAAGGAAAATCCTGCAAGGACGAACTCAATAAAGTTAGAAGCGAAGTTCAATTCCAAGACGTTTTCTCTGGAATACTCGATACTTCACAGACTTTGCAAAGAAAGTCAAAAGAAAATGTTGACAATCAGCTGACTATGGTCGGTTATTTAAAGCAACCTTATTTTGACTTTATTGCCGATGCATTGTTAAAACCAGAATCTTTTTTATTTTATTTCTACAGAACAAAAGACGGGTTCAAATATCCAATCCATCCCGATTTGAAACATTGCCAAAAATTTATCGGCTATACAGATGACGGTCGAATTATTCGAGGGGATATTTCGAAAAACATCTCTGTAATGGATGCTGAAAAATTGAAGGTTGAATTGGGAAAAGTTGGATTTTCTGGCAGCGCACATTCCGCTGAAGACTATATCGTTGTAGAAATCTGCAATTATAAAATTGACGATTCTATTAGTGTAAGCGAGTTAAAGGAATCCATCAACGCGTATAAGGGAAATGATGCAACAAACGCACACTCCCCGAAAGTGATTGATGTGATTAATTATTTTTTTTGA
- a CDS encoding helix-turn-helix domain-containing protein, which translates to MATKVLVKECQYAEFKQSWQDEYLKWICAFANTEGGSLFVGVDDKGYALFMQGRTWDSVSVPGISTKELDHGALNDTGGHDVFLS; encoded by the coding sequence ATGGCTACGAAAGTTTTGGTTAAAGAATGTCAATACGCTGAATTTAAACAGTCTTGGCAAGATGAATACCTGAAATGGATTTGCGCATTCGCAAATACCGAAGGCGGGTCGCTTTTTGTCGGCGTTGACGATAAAGGCTATGCTTTGTTCATGCAGGGGCGCACTTGGGATTCCGTTTCTGTTCCCGGAATTTCGACGAAGGAGTTGGATCACGGAGCGCTAAATGACACGGGCGGCCATGATGTGTTTCTATCCTGA
- a CDS encoding ATP-binding protein → MMCFYPDPESWVTGAYIKIGFFATEADILYQDEIHGPLLIQVERAMDLIFTKYMKALVSYEGINRQERFFFPPDAFRELLLNAVVHKDYTETTPIQIKIYSDRIWMWNPGNMPEEVKVKDLFKKHVSKPRNPNIANVFFKSGYVESWGRGYYNIELACEETDSKLPKPKAEFGGLTVECRASDQYKELASKWNIGGGESAYKSAYK, encoded by the coding sequence ATGATGTGTTTCTATCCTGACCCGGAAAGCTGGGTTACGGGAGCGTACATAAAGATTGGTTTTTTCGCGACCGAAGCGGATATTTTGTATCAAGACGAAATCCATGGACCGCTTTTGATTCAGGTCGAGCGGGCGATGGACTTGATTTTCACGAAATACATGAAGGCGTTGGTGAGTTACGAGGGAATCAATCGCCAGGAGCGGTTCTTTTTCCCGCCCGACGCTTTCAGGGAATTGTTGTTGAACGCCGTCGTCCATAAGGATTACACTGAAACGACTCCTATCCAAATCAAGATTTATTCTGACCGTATCTGGATGTGGAATCCGGGCAACATGCCGGAAGAAGTGAAGGTGAAGGACCTTTTCAAAAAGCATGTTTCTAAACCGCGTAACCCCAATATCGCCAATGTGTTTTTTAAGAGCGGCTATGTGGAAAGCTGGGGACGCGGCTATTACAACATTGAATTGGCTTGCGAAGAAACTGATTCCAAGCTCCCTAAGCCAAAGGCCGAATTTGGCGGGCTTACGGTTGAATGCCGTGCAAGCGACCAGTATAAGGAACTTGCTAGTAAATGGAATATAGGGGGGGGTGAATCCGCCTATAAATCCGCCTATAAATAA
- a CDS encoding helix-turn-helix domain-containing protein gives MNPPINPPINKTQQVLLDLVKENNNYTYDDLASLTNKHRDTVRENLKKLQELGLIRRVGARKNGHWEIVEK, from the coding sequence GTGAATCCGCCTATAAATCCGCCTATAAATAAGACGCAACAAGTTCTATTGGATTTGGTTAAAGAAAACAACAATTATACTTATGATGATTTAGCGTCGTTAACAAATAAGCACCGCGATACTGTTCGTGAGAACTTGAAAAAACTCCAGGAACTTGGCCTTATCCGTAGAGTCGGTGCTCGCAAGAATGGCCATTGGGAAATTGTTGAGAAATAA
- a CDS encoding YhcG family protein, with protein MTKNKENVPAKAVESLFNKVSNLIEQARVRVAAAMNVAEVYTKYQIGRLIVEDEQKGKYRAEYGKQILSKLSERLLSTYESGWTVDTLKRCRFFYRIYCPQQIGATVLPQSEVLPDFTLSWSHYLVLMRIKNADERRFYEIEATSGNWSVRELQRQYGSSLYERLALSWDKEQVARLSRVGNVVEKPEDIIKNPVTLEFVGLKPDASYSESKLESAIIGKLQDFLLELGKGFLFEARQKRFSFDEDNYYVDLVLYNRLLQCYVLVDLKVDKLTHQDLGQMQMYVNYYDRYVKQDFEKPTIGILLCKEKKDTLVKLTLPEDANIYASAYELYLPDKKLLQAKVKEWVNEFENAR; from the coding sequence ATGACTAAAAATAAAGAGAACGTCCCTGCAAAAGCGGTGGAATCACTGTTCAACAAGGTCTCGAACTTGATTGAGCAGGCCCGCGTGCGTGTGGCTGCGGCAATGAATGTTGCCGAAGTCTACACGAAATACCAGATTGGGCGATTAATCGTAGAAGATGAGCAAAAAGGTAAGTATCGAGCGGAATATGGCAAGCAGATTCTATCGAAGTTGTCAGAACGATTGTTATCAACCTATGAAAGTGGGTGGACCGTTGATACGCTCAAGCGTTGTCGCTTCTTTTATCGTATTTATTGTCCCCAGCAAATTGGGGCAACAGTGTTGCCCCAATCTGAAGTTTTGCCCGATTTTACCCTTTCGTGGTCCCATTACCTGGTTCTCATGCGCATCAAGAATGCCGATGAGCGGCGCTTTTACGAAATTGAGGCCACTTCCGGGAACTGGTCTGTTCGCGAGTTGCAGCGGCAGTATGGTTCAAGCTTGTACGAACGTCTTGCACTGAGCTGGGACAAGGAACAGGTCGCCCGCCTGTCGCGGGTTGGCAACGTGGTGGAAAAACCGGAGGATATCATCAAGAATCCGGTGACGCTTGAATTTGTTGGCTTGAAGCCGGACGCTTCGTATTCGGAATCGAAACTGGAATCTGCTATCATCGGTAAATTGCAAGATTTCCTGCTTGAATTGGGGAAAGGATTCCTGTTCGAAGCGCGTCAGAAGCGTTTCTCCTTTGACGAGGACAACTACTATGTGGACTTGGTCTTGTACAATCGTCTGCTGCAGTGCTATGTGCTCGTTGACTTGAAGGTCGATAAGTTGACGCACCAGGACTTGGGCCAAATGCAGATGTACGTAAACTATTACGACCGCTATGTAAAGCAGGATTTTGAAAAGCCGACTATCGGCATTCTGCTTTGCAAGGAGAAGAAGGATACCCTTGTGAAGTTGACTTTGCCCGAAGATGCGAATATTTACGCCTCCGCCTATGAGCTGTACCTGCCGGACAAGAAACTATTGCAGGCGAAGGTCAAGGAATGGGTAAATGAATTTGAAAATGCAAGATAA
- a CDS encoding YhcG family protein, with the protein MKSKEVISTKLIQDAKQIIENARKNAVRSVDFCRVQMYWNLGRRIFEEEQHGKKRADYGAYIVKSLAEKLEAEYGSGFSKRQLEFCRQFFITYPIANTVCSQLNWSQYKLLLAIHDKDKREYYQHESVNNAWTKRELERQINSQLYERLLLSNDKESVLAVARKERIPETPQEVIKDPMILEFVGLKMNSAFYETDLEGAIISHITDFLLELGKGFSFVARQKRIMLEDDEFFIDLVLYNRLLRCFVIIEIKTGKITHQDIGQLQMYVNYHDRVEKLPEENPTIGILLCAGKNDSAVKMTLPEGNKTILASEYKLYLPTTEQLVGEINEAKELAKKRTAQPNKGGR; encoded by the coding sequence ATGAAGTCAAAAGAAGTTATCTCTACGAAGCTGATCCAAGATGCCAAGCAAATCATCGAAAATGCGCGAAAGAATGCGGTCAGGAGTGTTGATTTCTGTCGTGTCCAGATGTATTGGAATCTTGGCCGTCGGATTTTCGAAGAAGAACAGCATGGTAAGAAGCGTGCCGATTACGGGGCGTATATCGTGAAATCGCTTGCTGAAAAGCTGGAAGCGGAATATGGGAGCGGTTTTTCTAAGCGTCAATTGGAATTTTGCCGCCAATTTTTCATTACCTATCCAATTGCGAATACAGTGTGTTCGCAATTAAACTGGTCCCAATACAAGCTTCTTCTGGCTATACATGATAAAGATAAAAGGGAATATTATCAACACGAATCGGTAAATAACGCATGGACTAAACGCGAACTCGAACGCCAAATCAACAGCCAACTATACGAACGCCTTTTGCTCAGTAACGACAAGGAATCCGTGCTGGCGGTCGCTCGCAAGGAGCGCATCCCTGAAACTCCGCAAGAGGTCATCAAGGATCCGATGATATTGGAATTTGTTGGGTTGAAAATGAATTCGGCCTTTTATGAAACCGATTTGGAAGGTGCGATTATTTCGCATATTACGGATTTTCTTCTCGAACTGGGTAAGGGTTTTTCCTTTGTTGCACGGCAGAAGCGGATTATGCTCGAAGACGATGAATTCTTCATCGACCTCGTTCTTTACAACAGGCTGCTTCGCTGTTTTGTGATTATTGAAATCAAGACGGGCAAAATCACGCATCAGGATATAGGCCAACTCCAGATGTACGTGAATTACCACGACCGAGTCGAGAAATTGCCTGAAGAGAACCCGACCATCGGCATTCTTTTGTGCGCGGGCAAAAACGATTCTGCTGTGAAAATGACTTTGCCCGAAGGCAACAAAACTATCCTCGCTAGTGAGTATAAGTTGTATCTGCCCACCACCGAGCAATTGGTCGGTGAAATCAACGAGGCCAAGGAACTCGCGAAAAAAAGAACTGCCCAACCAAACAAAGGAGGACGTTGA
- a CDS encoding winged helix-turn-helix transcriptional regulator has product MKKTTQSYPKKLPKKTTQKTTQKILDAISNNPNVTRLELSEICGITADGVKWQLRNLTKSGRIARIGGDRGGHWEVHDK; this is encoded by the coding sequence TTGAAAAAAACTACCCAATCCTACCCCAAAAAACTACCCAAAAAAACTACCCAGAAAACTACCCAGAAAATACTTGATGCGATATCAAATAATCCTAATGTGACTAGGTTGGAGTTATCAGAAATTTGTGGAATAACTGCTGACGGCGTAAAATGGCAATTGAGAAATCTCACAAAGTCTGGGCGCATTGCTCGCATCGGCGGGGATCGTGGAGGCCATTGGGAGGTGCATGATAAATAA
- a CDS encoding thiamine pyrophosphate-dependent enzyme: MPAFDPNAKKMLISGNEAISLSMRHCNVQFAAGYPGTPSTEILEDYSELGGYAQWAPNEKVAAEVALGAAFGHARSVVTMKMVGLNVASDVLYTATYTGVDGGMVWIVADDPGQGSSQNEQDTRNHAKASVCPMFEPSNSQEAYDFFRIAMQTSEKFKIPVILRMTTRVDHSKSIVVPKEELPAMVPNFERNIAQHVMVPGFSKPAGRKLRAKMDEMEAWNVAEGPNKVEMRSADMGIITSGISYHHVREAAPEASILKLGMTYPLPMQLIKDFAKKFEGKRLLVIEENDPWLAENIKAAGIQCESKYDPIFRFGELDVNRVRRIIAGDKNPDPVPVKGKPPMLCPGCPHRSSFAVLKELDCIVSGDIGCYTLAALPPISAMDYMIDMGAAIGMGIGLRNVLPREQAKKVVSVIGDSTFVHSGITGLVEAGYNRPDTGHVVIILDNSITAMTGQQEHPGTGRHLDHSPAYKLDYGAIAKTAGFDNVYEVNQVKEPEKFKELVKEALEKDELTLIVAKSPCILALKSILAWDKANKEKAEKALAESEAAAKKNGNF, from the coding sequence ATGCCAGCTTTTGATCCGAATGCGAAAAAGATGCTGATTTCGGGAAACGAGGCCATCTCGCTTTCCATGCGCCACTGCAACGTGCAGTTTGCCGCGGGTTACCCGGGTACCCCCTCTACCGAAATCCTCGAGGACTATTCTGAACTCGGCGGGTATGCCCAGTGGGCCCCGAACGAGAAGGTCGCCGCCGAAGTGGCCCTGGGTGCAGCCTTTGGCCATGCCCGCAGCGTGGTCACCATGAAGATGGTGGGCCTCAACGTGGCAAGCGACGTACTCTACACCGCGACCTACACGGGCGTAGATGGCGGCATGGTGTGGATTGTTGCCGATGACCCGGGCCAGGGCAGTTCCCAGAACGAACAGGACACGCGTAACCATGCGAAGGCGTCTGTTTGCCCGATGTTCGAGCCCAGCAACTCGCAGGAAGCCTACGACTTCTTCCGCATCGCCATGCAGACGAGCGAAAAGTTCAAGATTCCGGTAATCCTTCGCATGACGACCCGCGTGGACCACTCCAAGTCCATCGTCGTGCCGAAGGAAGAACTTCCGGCGATGGTGCCGAACTTCGAACGTAACATCGCCCAGCACGTGATGGTGCCCGGCTTCTCTAAGCCCGCGGGCCGCAAGCTCCGTGCCAAGATGGACGAGATGGAAGCTTGGAACGTGGCCGAAGGCCCGAACAAGGTGGAAATGCGCAGCGCCGACATGGGCATTATCACGAGCGGCATCAGCTACCACCACGTGCGTGAAGCCGCCCCGGAAGCAAGCATCCTCAAGCTCGGCATGACCTACCCGCTGCCGATGCAGCTCATCAAGGATTTTGCGAAGAAATTCGAGGGCAAGCGCCTGCTCGTGATCGAAGAGAACGACCCGTGGCTCGCCGAGAACATCAAGGCCGCGGGCATCCAGTGCGAAAGCAAGTACGACCCGATTTTCCGCTTCGGCGAACTTGACGTGAACCGCGTGCGCCGCATTATCGCGGGCGACAAGAATCCGGACCCGGTTCCGGTGAAGGGCAAGCCGCCTATGCTCTGCCCGGGCTGCCCGCACCGCAGCTCTTTCGCGGTTCTCAAGGAACTCGACTGCATCGTCTCCGGCGACATCGGCTGCTACACGCTGGCAGCCCTCCCGCCCATCAGCGCGATGGACTACATGATTGACATGGGCGCCGCTATCGGCATGGGCATTGGCCTGCGTAACGTGCTCCCGCGCGAACAGGCCAAGAAGGTCGTCTCCGTGATTGGCGACTCCACCTTCGTGCACAGCGGCATCACTGGCCTCGTGGAAGCGGGCTACAACCGCCCCGACACCGGCCATGTGGTCATCATTCTCGACAACAGCATCACCGCCATGACGGGCCAGCAGGAACACCCGGGTACGGGCCGTCACCTCGACCATAGCCCGGCCTACAAGCTGGACTACGGCGCCATCGCGAAGACTGCCGGCTTTGACAACGTGTACGAAGTGAACCAGGTCAAGGAACCCGAGAAGTTCAAGGAACTCGTGAAGGAAGCGCTCGAGAAGGACGAGCTCACGCTTATCGTGGCGAAGAGCCCCTGCATCCTCGCTCTCAAGAGCATCCTCGCCTGGGACAAGGCCAACAAGGAAAAGGCGGAAAAGGCTCTCGCCGAGTCCGAAGCCGCTGCAAAGAAGAACGGCAACTTTTAA
- a CDS encoding 2-oxoacid:acceptor oxidoreductase family protein: MSVVNVKFAGLGGTGVIKASDVMAELVFEQGYDVKKAEVHGMSQRGGSIASDVRFAKGEEVQSPMIPTGEADYLVVFDETQVVVNEAFLKQGGVLLTPADIDVSKLENVKALNVAMLGKLSKHFDFTVDQWTVALNKLFAEKFHEGNKKAFMLGREG; the protein is encoded by the coding sequence ATGAGCGTAGTTAACGTGAAATTTGCCGGCCTCGGTGGCACAGGCGTTATCAAGGCGAGCGACGTGATGGCGGAACTCGTGTTCGAACAGGGTTACGACGTGAAGAAGGCCGAAGTGCACGGCATGAGCCAGCGCGGCGGTTCCATCGCAAGCGACGTCCGCTTTGCGAAGGGCGAAGAGGTGCAGTCCCCGATGATCCCGACGGGCGAGGCCGACTACCTGGTGGTATTCGACGAGACGCAGGTCGTGGTGAACGAGGCCTTCCTCAAGCAGGGCGGCGTGCTCCTCACTCCGGCGGACATCGATGTCTCGAAGCTCGAGAACGTGAAGGCCCTGAACGTCGCGATGCTCGGCAAGCTCAGCAAGCATTTCGACTTCACGGTGGACCAGTGGACGGTCGCCCTGAACAAGCTCTTCGCCGAAAAGTTCCACGAAGGCAACAAGAAGGCGTTCATGCTTGGCCGCGAAGGCTAA